The Ferroacidibacillus organovorans genome window below encodes:
- a CDS encoding OAM dimerization domain-containing protein produces the protein MNDLMRVKPYGDTLHDGVVQVSFSLPVPFGEEARECARQVASGMGLLEPQVVHMADLGEQMSFFVLYGKVATEVDYTSIRVPKVESPVLSFVEVNALIREKIKRKIVVIGACTGTDAHTVGIDAIMNMKGYAGEYGLERYPEIDAYNLGSQVENEVLVRKARELNADAILVSQVVTQKDVHIPNLGELVDMLEAEGLRSKLILICGGPRIGHELALELGYDAGFGPGTLAPEVSSFIVHEMIRRGLQ, from the coding sequence GTGAACGATCTGATGCGCGTCAAGCCTTATGGCGATACGCTCCATGACGGTGTTGTGCAGGTGAGCTTTTCGCTTCCGGTACCTTTTGGTGAAGAGGCGCGCGAGTGTGCCCGACAGGTGGCGTCGGGCATGGGGCTGCTTGAACCGCAGGTTGTGCACATGGCGGATCTGGGAGAGCAGATGAGCTTTTTTGTGCTGTATGGCAAGGTCGCGACGGAGGTGGATTACACGTCGATTCGCGTGCCGAAAGTGGAGAGCCCCGTGCTCTCGTTCGTCGAGGTAAACGCGCTCATCCGCGAGAAGATCAAGCGCAAGATCGTGGTGATCGGCGCTTGCACGGGGACGGATGCGCACACGGTTGGGATTGATGCGATCATGAATATGAAAGGATACGCGGGAGAGTATGGGCTTGAGCGGTATCCGGAGATTGACGCGTACAACCTGGGAAGTCAGGTGGAGAATGAGGTGTTGGTGCGCAAGGCGCGCGAGCTGAACGCGGATGCGATCCTGGTTTCGCAGGTGGTGACGCAAAAGGATGTGCACATCCCCAATCTCGGTGAACTCGTCGACATGCTGGAGGCGGAAGGCTTGCGCTCAAAGTTGATTCTTATTTGTGGGGGGCCGCGCATTGGCCATGAGCTTGCGCTTGAGCTCGGTTATGACGCGGGATTCGGACCGGGGACGCTGGCGCCTGAGGTTTCTTCGTTTATTGTTCACGAGATGATCCGTCGCGGGTTACAATAG
- a CDS encoding glutaredoxin family protein, with translation MHLSFDVIDIYQEPEHIALLRDQKMETLPVFRIGETWIQGFDRMKLLAAIAAQWESNR, from the coding sequence TTGCATCTTTCGTTTGACGTGATTGATATCTATCAAGAGCCTGAACACATCGCGCTTTTGCGGGATCAGAAGATGGAAACATTGCCGGTGTTTCGCATCGGCGAGACGTGGATTCAGGGGTTTGATCGGATGAAGCTGCTCGCCGCGATCGCGGCGCAGTGGGAAAGCAACCGATGA